From Methanosarcinales archaeon:
CTAATGTGCAGGATGACTATTATTACCACAAATGCCTGACAATGCGCATTCAAGACCCTTCACTACTCCTTAAATCACCATTTATCAGGCCCGAAGACCTGAAAGAATATGCCCATATCACAAATGTGTTCAAGATAGGAGGCCGCTCCCATTTCATTAATTGGATTCTTAATTGCGTCAATGCATATGCTAATGAAAGCTATGACGGCAACCTGATGGATTTGATGGACTGCCCCAAGGACCTGATAGATCTCTATAATATTCCAAACAAAGCTCTTGATGGTTCAATACAGCAGTGGAAGAAACACAGTACATTTTGCCACAAATGTGGCTACTGCCAGCGCCTTGTGGAAGAAATTGCCCTGGTATATTCAAATAAAGGCACAAAAGATGAAACACTTATACCCTGGAATACTATTAAAAAAAAGGGGATTGAAACCTAAATGACATTAAATAATCTGTTAAGAAACCGTGCTGATATCGAAAACGGAATGCGGCAACTAATAGGCCGACCAATAATGGTAACTGAGCTAGACCTTTTTGCACTTCCATGCGGATGTTCGGGATTAACAGCAAATACCAGGGGGCTGCTTGTGGATGATCTTGAAATTTTTGAGTCACACATTTTAAAACTACTTGAGGATATTTCTCAATCTTTTGAAGTCCCTTCAAAATTTGTATTTGCGAGGATAATCCCGGGTACCCAGGAAATTGCCTCACTGAATATGCGCAATCTATGTCCCCACT
This genomic window contains:
- a CDS encoding DUF5402 family protein, which codes for MTLNNLLRNRADIENGMRQLIGRPIMVTELDLFALPCGCSGLTANTRGLLVDDLEIFESHILKLLEDISQSFEVPSKFVFARIIPGTQEIASLNMRNLCPHCYADFSTTSGNRPRPDIYILQLIKRKR